One Ovis aries strain OAR_USU_Benz2616 breed Rambouillet chromosome 4, ARS-UI_Ramb_v3.0, whole genome shotgun sequence DNA window includes the following coding sequences:
- the LLCFC1 gene encoding LOW QUALITY PROTEIN: sperm-egg fusion protein LLCFC1 (The sequence of the model RefSeq protein was modified relative to this genomic sequence to represent the inferred CDS: substituted 1 base at 1 genomic stop codon): MEQREMRVTPNGRKDQRQRLGRPMSSLGSQLCRAAFLGALLLLLRVKGVKTQRGSPGLDERSQKEKTPSTDQDREQFEEHFMASSVGETWQVVDMAQQEADETSEVAAIRDHLFDLAFCFNLASIMVFLXGTLRQRWWPGSWMKTWTSTSAL, encoded by the exons ATGGAGCAGAGAGAGATGCGTGTGACTCCCAACGGCCG CAAAGACCAACGGCAGCGGCTGGGCAGGCCCATGAGCTCCTTGGGCTCCCAGCTCTGCAGGGCAGCATTCCTGGGcgccctcctgctgctgctgcgagtCAAGGGGGTGAAGACCCAGAGAGGGAGCCCAGGCCTAGATGAgaggagtcagaaagagaagacacCCTCTACAg ACCAAGATCGAGAACAGTTCGAAGAGCACTTCATGGCCTCCTCAGTGGGCGAGACGTGGCAGGTGGTGGACATGGCCCAGCAGGAGGCCGACGAGACCTCGGAGGTGGCGGCGATCCGTGACCACCTGTTCGACCTCGCCTTCTGCTTTAACCTGGCCAGCATCATGGTTTTTTTATGAGGGACGTTGAGGCAGAGGTGGTGGCCTGGTTCCTGGATGAAGACCTGGACATCTACCTCCGCTTTATGA